From Flavipsychrobacter sp., a single genomic window includes:
- a CDS encoding 2TM domain-containing protein, translated as MPKKIKPTGRQKSIFYVHALVFAVITAITWMVYDKGVEGWAYPWPAWTTAAWGLSLIGHWCAVYTSYEDPGHDEFNRQVKNG; from the coding sequence ATGCCAAAAAAGATAAAACCAACAGGACGTCAAAAAAGCATATTTTATGTACACGCATTAGTTTTTGCAGTGATCACTGCGATTACTTGGATGGTATATGATAAAGGTGTAGAAGGATGGGCTTACCCTTGGCCGGCATGGACAACTGCTGCTTGGGGTTTATCTCTTATCGGTCACTGGTGTGCTGTATATACTAGCTACGAAGACCCAGGACATGACGAGTTCAACCGTCAAGTAAAAAATGGATAA
- a CDS encoding T9SS type A sorting domain-containing protein, with product MKKLSIFILSLAVGGNLYAQVPDMGNGNQPVKLQDVVDEYMKQHNNAGEVKIIDGKYVEETGDYHFNRWLWYQSHNTDENGYIVSPLKKMKEWTKFKANRQNLKTTASQANWTFRGPTSSPGGYNGIGRVNCIEFHPSNVNTYWVGTGGGGVWKTVNDGVNWTSVTDDLPVLGVSDIDVNPMNPNTIYLCTGDRDASDTYSIGVLKSTDGGLTWDTTGLQWQTSQNRLTNCLVINRLDTNSLTLAASNGIYKSYDGGKNWSFVQTSGHFKQLVYHPIDTNIIYAARSGNNSGHVYRSTDGGATWSLELSGNNKRRAAIAVTPDRPNIVKVVICNNSNGLEGIYHSSNSGASFTRIYQASSGSNCNGNLLTGTLSGNSCGGQGWYDLCIAISPADSNEVYVGGVNTWHSNNGGTSWSLTNQWYYTSSGSINVHADKHWLAFHPLNSNRLFECNDGGVYKTDNPQSKLWTDITNGMGITQFYRNAVSDVASFQIAGAQDNGTKGRDASGAWDELTGGDGMNCEMDYADSNTFYTAIQNGELRRTTNRGNNFTDIQNNIPGRPKGAWITPYVISPHNNQHLIAGYEQIWFSSNRGTSWTEVTPTNVTGTRDARRLAMTADSSGTIYALYENSGIVYYTHGFVPGDTISLDTIQVPYGGTISDIKADQKKYNHFWITFSGYNNTKVAEYDNGVWTNRSSGLPNVPIYCFEADSSLDITYVGTAVGVFYIDSASNNKWEPFTGGMPSIEVADLGINYTTKEIWAATYGRGLWSSPKQFYQADTTKPVDTTLGLSVIPYVDDAFEIAPNPNQGKFILVASKAALRNEQVHIRILDYTGRAVWVDNKMLGSNGVVELEVKDVPAGVYIVELSNSKAVIGRKRVVIQ from the coding sequence ATGAAGAAACTCTCCATTTTTATTCTGAGCCTTGCTGTAGGAGGTAACTTGTATGCGCAAGTACCCGATATGGGTAATGGCAACCAACCTGTAAAGCTGCAGGATGTGGTTGATGAATACATGAAGCAGCATAATAATGCTGGTGAAGTAAAAATAATAGACGGTAAATACGTTGAGGAAACTGGCGACTACCATTTTAATAGATGGTTATGGTATCAAAGCCATAATACCGACGAAAATGGTTACATCGTTTCTCCTCTTAAGAAAATGAAAGAGTGGACTAAATTCAAAGCAAATAGACAGAATTTAAAAACCACAGCAAGCCAGGCTAACTGGACTTTTCGTGGCCCTACCAGCTCTCCTGGAGGTTATAACGGAATTGGACGTGTTAACTGTATCGAATTTCACCCAAGCAATGTAAATACCTATTGGGTAGGTACTGGTGGCGGTGGCGTTTGGAAAACTGTAAACGACGGTGTTAACTGGACAAGTGTTACCGACGATCTTCCTGTTTTGGGTGTTTCTGATATTGACGTCAATCCAATGAACCCTAATACTATTTATTTATGTACCGGCGATAGAGATGCTAGTGATACTTATAGTATAGGAGTATTAAAATCAACAGATGGTGGACTTACTTGGGATACTACAGGCTTGCAATGGCAAACTTCTCAAAATAGATTGACTAACTGCCTTGTAATAAACAGGTTAGATACCAACTCTTTAACATTAGCAGCAAGCAATGGTATCTACAAGTCTTATGATGGTGGTAAAAACTGGAGTTTTGTACAAACTTCAGGTCATTTCAAGCAACTAGTATATCACCCGATAGATACTAATATCATATACGCAGCAAGATCTGGCAACAATAGCGGTCATGTTTATAGAAGTACTGATGGTGGTGCTACATGGTCTCTTGAGTTAAGTGGTAATAATAAAAGAAGAGCAGCAATAGCTGTTACTCCTGATAGACCTAATATAGTAAAAGTTGTTATTTGTAACAACAGTAATGGTTTAGAGGGTATATATCACTCTTCTAACTCAGGAGCTAGCTTTACAAGAATATATCAAGCTTCTTCAGGTTCAAACTGTAATGGTAATTTGTTGACAGGTACTTTAAGTGGTAATTCTTGCGGCGGACAAGGTTGGTATGACTTATGTATTGCTATTAGCCCTGCTGATAGTAATGAGGTATATGTAGGTGGTGTAAATACATGGCACTCTAATAACGGAGGTACGTCTTGGAGCCTTACTAACCAATGGTACTACACTAGTAGCGGTAGTATAAATGTACATGCTGACAAACACTGGTTAGCCTTCCATCCTTTAAATTCGAATAGACTATTTGAGTGTAATGATGGTGGTGTGTATAAAACAGATAATCCTCAAAGTAAATTATGGACGGATATAACGAATGGAATGGGGATTACGCAGTTTTATAGAAATGCTGTAAGTGATGTTGCTAGTTTCCAAATCGCAGGTGCTCAAGATAATGGTACTAAGGGAAGAGATGCCTCAGGTGCTTGGGATGAATTAACTGGAGGAGACGGTATGAACTGTGAAATGGATTATGCCGATTCTAATACATTCTATACTGCAATACAAAACGGAGAGTTGAGACGTACAACGAATCGTGGTAATAACTTTACAGATATTCAGAATAATATACCAGGTAGACCAAAAGGGGCATGGATCACTCCTTATGTGATCAGCCCGCATAATAACCAACATCTTATTGCTGGTTATGAGCAAATATGGTTTAGTTCCAATAGAGGTACTTCTTGGACAGAGGTAACTCCTACAAATGTGACTGGTACAAGAGATGCAAGAAGATTGGCAATGACTGCTGATTCTTCAGGTACTATATACGCTTTGTATGAAAATTCAGGAATAGTGTACTATACGCACGGTTTTGTGCCAGGAGATACTATCTCTTTGGATACCATTCAGGTACCTTATGGTGGTACAATTTCTGATATCAAAGCAGACCAAAAGAAGTATAATCACTTCTGGATAACATTTAGTGGTTATAACAACACAAAAGTGGCTGAGTACGATAATGGTGTTTGGACCAATAGAAGTTCAGGTTTACCTAATGTGCCTATCTACTGTTTTGAAGCTGATTCTTCTTTAGATATAACTTATGTTGGTACTGCAGTAGGCGTATTCTATATAGATTCTGCATCAAACAATAAATGGGAGCCATTTACAGGAGGCATGCCAAGTATTGAGGTGGCAGACTTAGGTATTAACTATACTACTAAGGAGATATGGGCAGCTACTTACGGACGTGGTTTGTGGAGCTCTCCAAAGCAGTTCTACCAAGCAGATACTACTAAGCCTGTAGATACTACATTAGGGCTATCTGTTATCCCTTACGTAGACGATGCTTTTGAAATAGCGCCTAACCCTAACCAAGGTAAATTTATACTAGTGGCATCTAAGGCGGCATTGCGTAACGAGCAAGTGCATATCAGAATCTTAGATTATACAGGAAGAGC